Proteins encoded together in one Bacteroides zoogleoformans window:
- the istA gene encoding IS21 family transposase, with amino-acid sequence MNKRIKNILRCYAAGMGIKETASTFHTSRNTVRKYVRLFLSSGKSIDHLLSLSEEQLHEMFGGTESRRREPSSKRIELEALLPGYVSRLTRKGMSVRKLFKEYHAEYPDGLQLSSFKRAVRQYKFHIKVVGHVEHYAADQMYVDFAGDRLEVVDEMTGETKKAEVFVAVLPFSHYTYCEAVWSQRKEDLIRGCENAMQYFEGVPAAIVPDNLKAAVTRSDRNEPVINDDFAAFAEHYGCAVYPARVRHPKDKALVENTVKLLYRSVYLDIEGMTFSSLDGLNTAIRISLLDFNEKVMAGREASRKEMFLRGEKDYLRPLPKKRYVMKERKLMTVGKNSYVSLFRHHYSVPKEYAGRRVTILYDADTVEIYCSMNLVAIHDRCDIPYTYSWKKEHNLPGHYGPYDKDLEELFRRASEIDNIVLNYLREVERVMQYPPKAFRSCRGILTLEKKYGRDRLVAACACAEQKLQYGYQALREVLELGEDADFLPDEDGRIQPDMTSPTPLTHKNIRGRDYYRKDKQEQ; translated from the coding sequence ATGAATAAAAGAATCAAGAACATTTTAAGATGTTATGCGGCAGGGATGGGTATCAAGGAAACGGCATCCACGTTCCATACTTCCCGTAACACTGTCCGCAAGTATGTCCGTCTGTTCCTTTCAAGTGGGAAAAGCATCGATCATCTTCTCTCCCTTTCCGAGGAGCAGTTGCATGAGATGTTTGGCGGTACGGAATCCCGACGTCGGGAGCCTTCTTCCAAAAGGATTGAATTAGAGGCTTTGCTTCCCGGATATGTATCCCGCCTGACACGCAAAGGGATGAGTGTCAGAAAACTGTTTAAGGAGTATCATGCTGAATATCCTGACGGTCTTCAGCTGTCTTCCTTCAAGCGGGCAGTCCGCCAGTACAAGTTCCACATCAAGGTCGTCGGCCATGTCGAGCACTATGCCGCCGACCAGATGTATGTTGATTTTGCCGGTGACAGGCTTGAAGTTGTCGATGAGATGACAGGCGAGACGAAGAAGGCCGAGGTCTTTGTCGCTGTCCTGCCGTTCAGTCATTATACCTACTGTGAGGCCGTATGGTCACAACGCAAGGAAGACCTGATAAGGGGATGTGAGAACGCCATGCAATATTTTGAGGGTGTCCCGGCGGCCATCGTTCCCGACAATCTGAAAGCAGCTGTCACACGGAGCGACCGTAACGAGCCGGTCATCAATGATGATTTCGCCGCCTTTGCCGAGCATTACGGTTGTGCAGTCTATCCTGCCCGTGTACGCCACCCCAAGGACAAGGCCCTGGTTGAGAATACCGTGAAACTTCTCTACCGTTCCGTTTACCTTGACATAGAGGGGATGACATTCTCCAGCCTGGACGGTCTCAATACCGCCATCCGTATTTCCCTGCTTGATTTCAACGAAAAGGTGATGGCCGGTCGGGAGGCGTCACGTAAGGAGATGTTCCTGCGTGGAGAGAAAGACTATCTCCGTCCGCTTCCTAAGAAACGCTACGTGATGAAAGAGAGAAAACTCATGACCGTGGGCAAGAACTCCTACGTCTCGTTGTTCAGGCACCATTACAGTGTCCCGAAGGAATATGCAGGAAGGCGTGTGACGATTCTCTATGATGCCGATACGGTGGAAATATACTGTAGCATGAACCTTGTCGCCATCCACGACCGCTGTGACATACCCTACACCTATTCATGGAAAAAGGAGCACAACCTGCCGGGGCACTATGGTCCTTATGACAAGGATCTTGAGGAACTCTTCCGACGTGCCTCGGAAATAGACAATATCGTATTGAATTATCTCCGGGAAGTGGAGCGTGTCATGCAATATCCTCCAAAAGCGTTCAGATCCTGTCGGGGCATACTGACGCTGGAGAAAAAATACGGCCGTGACCGTTTGGTCGCTGCCTGCGCCTGCGCAGAACAGAAGCTACAATACGGGTATCAGGCCTTACGCGAGGTGCTTGAACTGGGAGAAGACGCGGATTTCCTTCCTGATGAGGACGGGAGGATACAGCCTGACATGACATCCCCGACACCACTGACCCACAAGAATATACGTGGACGTGACTATTACAGAAAAGACAAACAGGAACAATAA
- the istB gene encoding IS21-like element helper ATPase IstB encodes MEINNKTAPVTGQQDQNTISLDLMSRMKLHGMAEAFRESLAGTTPQSMTADTFLSMLLAREWDYRAQAAIVRLTKNAAFRYKAYLEQIDYATNRGLERNQMERLATLDFVHKGQNLFITGSSGTGKSYLACALGHEACKRGFRTFYANAPKLLGALKVAKVKGTLETELKKIERCQLLILDDLFLVPLDAKERPILLEIIEDRHERKSTIITSQYPSSNWYDMVGDPTIADAILDRIIHTAHTIELYGESMRKLRSKKN; translated from the coding sequence ATGGAAATAAATAATAAGACAGCTCCCGTAACGGGACAACAAGACCAGAACACCATATCACTGGATTTGATGAGCCGCATGAAATTACACGGTATGGCGGAGGCTTTCAGGGAAAGCCTTGCCGGCACCACTCCACAGTCCATGACCGCGGACACCTTCCTTTCCATGCTCCTTGCACGCGAATGGGATTACCGTGCCCAGGCTGCCATAGTGCGGCTTACTAAGAATGCGGCGTTCCGATACAAGGCTTATCTCGAACAGATTGACTATGCCACAAACCGGGGCCTTGAGCGCAATCAGATGGAACGCCTCGCCACCCTTGACTTTGTACATAAGGGGCAGAACCTCTTCATTACCGGCTCTTCAGGTACAGGGAAAAGCTATCTGGCATGTGCCCTTGGCCACGAGGCATGCAAAAGGGGATTCCGTACTTTCTATGCCAATGCACCCAAACTGCTTGGTGCACTGAAGGTTGCCAAAGTCAAAGGTACACTTGAAACTGAGCTCAAGAAGATTGAGCGTTGCCAGTTACTCATCCTTGACGACCTGTTTCTTGTACCTCTTGATGCCAAGGAACGTCCCATCCTGCTCGAAATTATTGAGGACAGGCATGAAAGGAAATCCACTATCATAACCTCGCAGTACCCATCGTCCAACTGGTATGACATGGTTGGTGATCCGACAATAGCCGACGCCATCCTTGACCGAATCATTCATACGGCCCATACCATTGAGTTGTACGGTGAAAGTATGCGCAAGTTAAGGTCTAAGAAAAACTAG
- a CDS encoding IS982 family transposase translates to MYKKKLHISQIFSNLEYSIFKLYNLVMCNLYTKFVKILEICKEFSEDLVTEAGNVRRPGPVPRFSDLEVIALSMAAEAEEIDSENWLFEAKLKECRSSIPNLISRRQFNDRRKLVSGLCEQIRSRMANHIDGGEDYFCIDSKPIEVCRVARGKRCKMGRIGDFHKAPDFGYCASQGSYFFGYKLHALCGLSGVIHSYDLSKASVHDINYLNDIKPLYHDCSIFGDKGYIGAEIQLDLFETANIRLECPYRLNQKNWKPAFIPFAKARKRIETLFSQLTDQFLVIRNYAKETCGLFARIVGKVSALTALQYINYINNKPIGRIKYALI, encoded by the coding sequence ATGTATAAGAAAAAGTTGCATATATCGCAGATTTTTAGTAACTTAGAGTATTCAATATTTAAGTTATATAATCTCGTTATGTGCAACTTGTATACAAAGTTCGTCAAAATTCTGGAGATATGCAAGGAATTCTCCGAAGATTTAGTTACTGAAGCTGGAAATGTTCGTCGTCCAGGCCCTGTGCCTCGTTTCTCCGATTTGGAAGTCATCGCATTGAGCATGGCTGCCGAGGCTGAGGAGATAGACAGCGAGAACTGGCTGTTTGAAGCGAAGTTGAAGGAGTGCCGTTCTTCCATCCCCAACCTTATCTCCCGCCGTCAGTTCAACGACCGCCGCAAGTTGGTTAGTGGTCTTTGTGAGCAGATACGCAGCCGCATGGCCAATCATATAGATGGTGGCGAGGATTACTTCTGCATAGACTCAAAGCCAATAGAAGTGTGCCGTGTGGCTCGTGGTAAGAGATGTAAGATGGGACGTATTGGTGATTTCCACAAAGCCCCTGACTTCGGTTATTGTGCATCCCAAGGCAGTTACTTCTTCGGATATAAACTTCACGCACTCTGTGGCTTAAGCGGTGTCATACATTCATACGACCTGTCCAAGGCGAGTGTTCACGACATCAACTATCTGAATGACATCAAGCCGCTTTACCACGATTGTAGCATATTCGGTGACAAGGGATATATCGGAGCGGAAATCCAGCTTGACCTCTTCGAGACGGCCAACATCAGGCTTGAGTGTCCCTACAGGCTCAACCAAAAGAACTGGAAGCCGGCCTTCATTCCTTTTGCAAAGGCAAGAAAGAGGATTGAAACTCTGTTCTCACAACTTACAGACCAGTTCCTCGTCATCAGGAACTACGCAAAAGAAACATGCGGCCTTTTTGCCCGAATAGTGGGCAAAGTCAGTGCCCTGACTGCATTACAATACATCAATTACATTAACAACAAACCCATAGGTAGGATTAAGTACGCACTGATTTAA
- a CDS encoding ATP-binding protein translates to MQIHNNTLIAECSAYDFKEMLERKKVKSWLKSVSAFANTDGGSLFYGVNDDGVIVGLENPQADADFISEMIKARLDPVPEVQLIPIEHEGHTLLEVKVKVGTLTPYYYYQDGTRTAYVRVGNESVECNSQQLLSLVLKGTHMTWDSLPTQVDASKHSFIILANTFREQTHQEWNDKYLESFGLITSDGKLTNAGLLFVDNCTVFQSRIFCTRWTGLYKDDAISSVEHRDNLVLLLKYGMDFIKNYTMSGWVKMPNYRLNLPDYSDRAIFEGLVNHLIHRDYTVMGGEVHIDIYDDHVELVSPGAMLDGTQIQDRDIYKVPSMRRNPVIADVFTQLDYMEKRGSGLRKMRELTEKLPNFLQGKEPQYQTEATSFYTTFYNLNWNENGRIPVEEVANRVNSTREKHLVNEESSVEMFGVNSKSSEKTFGDTQESSEKGSEIMQKGSEKKFGDSKNKPKSIGKTAQKIIDFVISDPSMSAETMAYKIGISSRAVEKHISKLRSMGILSREGADHGGYWRIIVKP, encoded by the coding sequence ATGCAGATTCATAACAATACATTGATAGCGGAATGCTCGGCTTACGATTTCAAGGAAATGTTGGAGCGTAAGAAAGTAAAGTCGTGGCTTAAATCCGTGTCGGCATTTGCCAATACGGACGGTGGCAGTTTGTTTTATGGAGTGAATGATGACGGCGTAATTGTAGGGTTGGAGAATCCACAAGCCGATGCTGATTTTATCAGTGAAATGATAAAGGCACGACTTGACCCTGTGCCGGAAGTTCAACTTATTCCGATAGAACACGAAGGGCATACCCTGCTTGAAGTGAAAGTAAAGGTAGGAACGCTTACACCTTATTACTATTATCAGGATGGGACACGTACTGCGTATGTACGGGTTGGCAATGAAAGTGTAGAATGTAATTCACAACAACTTCTTTCGTTAGTATTAAAGGGTACGCACATGACATGGGATTCTCTTCCTACACAAGTGGATGCCAGCAAGCACTCTTTCATCATCCTTGCTAATACCTTCCGCGAGCAAACTCATCAGGAATGGAACGATAAGTATTTGGAATCATTCGGGCTTATCACTTCTGACGGAAAACTGACCAATGCCGGATTGCTGTTTGTGGATAATTGCACGGTATTTCAATCGCGTATTTTCTGTACACGTTGGACGGGACTTTATAAAGATGATGCTATCAGTTCCGTAGAGCATCGGGATAACCTCGTATTGCTATTGAAATATGGCATGGACTTCATCAAGAACTATACCATGAGCGGATGGGTAAAGATGCCGAACTATCGTTTGAATCTCCCCGACTATTCCGACCGTGCCATCTTTGAAGGACTGGTAAACCACCTTATCCATAGAGATTATACTGTAATGGGCGGTGAAGTGCATATTGATATTTACGATGACCATGTAGAACTGGTATCACCTGGTGCTATGCTTGACGGTACACAGATTCAAGACCGTGACATATACAAAGTGCCTTCCATGCGCCGTAACCCTGTCATTGCGGATGTGTTCACACAGTTGGACTATATGGAGAAACGTGGCTCCGGCTTACGCAAAATGCGAGAACTTACAGAGAAGTTACCCAACTTCTTGCAAGGAAAAGAACCGCAATATCAAACGGAAGCGACCTCTTTTTACACCACGTTCTATAATTTAAACTGGAACGAAAACGGAAGAATACCTGTTGAAGAAGTAGCCAACAGGGTAAATAGTACCCGCGAAAAGCACCTTGTAAACGAAGAAAGTTCGGTCGAAATGTTCGGTGTAAACAGCAAAAGTTCGGAGAAAACTTTCGGTGATACGCAAGAAAGTTCGGAAAAAGGTTCGGAGATAATGCAAAAAGGTTCGGAGAAAAAGTTCGGAGATTCGAAAAACAAACCTAAAAGCATTGGGAAAACCGCACAAAAGATTATTGATTTCGTCATTTCCGATCCATCAATGTCTGCAGAAACAATGGCCTATAAAATAGGAATAAGCTCCCGAGCCGTAGAAAAACATATTTCAAAGCTTCGTTCTATGGGTATTTTGTCTCGTGAAGGAGCTGACCATGGTGGCTATTGGCGCATAATTGTTAAACCATAA
- a CDS encoding chaperone modulator CbpM produces the protein MQNELIIISEYCSKCHIEPSFIDMLQETGLIDVQIEEGERCLLFDDLPDVERYSRMYYDLSINMEGIDAIHHLLKRMEEMQKEIHWLRSKLRIKE, from the coding sequence ATGCAGAACGAATTGATTATAATAAGCGAATATTGCAGCAAATGCCACATAGAACCTTCATTCATCGACATGCTGCAAGAGACCGGTTTGATAGATGTTCAAATCGAGGAAGGGGAACGCTGTTTGCTCTTTGACGACCTGCCCGATGTGGAACGTTACAGTCGTATGTACTACGATTTATCCATCAATATGGAGGGAATAGATGCCATCCATCATTTGCTGAAACGGATGGAGGAGATGCAGAAGGAGATACATTGGCTGAGAAGCAAGCTGCGCATAAAGGAATGA
- a CDS encoding DnaJ C-terminal domain-containing protein, producing the protein MAYIDYYEVLGVDKKASQDDIKKAFRKLARKYHPDLNPNDPTAKDKFQAINEANEVLSDPEKRKKYDEYGEHWKHADEFEAQKRAQQQAGAGGFGGFGGEGFGTDGGGTYWYSSDGQEFSGSRAGGFSDFFEQMFGHRGGSGRTNAGFRGQDYKAELQLSLRDAAQTHKQVLTVNDKQVRITIPAGVTNGQEIKLRGYGAPGVNGGPAGDLYITFVILDDPVFKRLGDDLYEEVTIDLYTALLGGEQLVDTLEGKVKLKVKPETQNGTKVRLKGKGFPVYKKEGQFGDLIVTYTVKLPTNLSEQQKEMFRKLQSMN; encoded by the coding sequence ATGGCATATATTGATTATTATGAGGTACTCGGGGTGGATAAGAAAGCATCTCAAGATGACATCAAGAAAGCATTCCGCAAACTGGCCCGTAAGTATCATCCGGACTTAAATCCCAACGACCCTACGGCTAAGGATAAGTTTCAGGCCATCAATGAGGCGAACGAGGTGCTGAGTGACCCTGAGAAAAGAAAGAAATACGACGAATATGGCGAGCACTGGAAGCATGCCGACGAGTTTGAGGCGCAGAAACGGGCCCAGCAACAAGCCGGTGCGGGAGGCTTCGGTGGCTTTGGCGGAGAAGGGTTTGGCACTGATGGAGGCGGCACGTACTGGTACTCTTCGGACGGACAGGAGTTCTCGGGCAGCCGTGCCGGAGGTTTCTCCGACTTTTTCGAGCAGATGTTCGGGCATCGGGGCGGAAGCGGAAGAACGAATGCCGGCTTCCGCGGGCAGGACTATAAGGCGGAGTTGCAACTCTCTTTGAGGGATGCGGCGCAAACTCATAAACAGGTATTGACGGTGAACGACAAGCAGGTACGCATCACGATTCCCGCGGGTGTGACCAATGGTCAGGAAATCAAGTTGCGGGGCTATGGCGCTCCGGGTGTCAACGGCGGGCCGGCGGGCGATTTGTACATCACGTTCGTGATACTGGACGACCCTGTGTTCAAGCGTTTGGGCGATGATTTGTACGAGGAGGTCACCATCGACCTTTATACGGCTCTTTTAGGTGGAGAACAATTAGTGGATACACTGGAAGGCAAGGTGAAGCTGAAGGTGAAACCGGAGACTCAAAATGGAACCAAGGTTCGCCTCAAAGGGAAAGGTTTTCCCGTATATAAGAAAGAGGGACAGTTTGGCGACCTCATCGTGACGTATACCGTGAAGTTGCCCACGAACCTGTCGGAACAGCAGAAAGAGATGTTCCGCAAACTCCAAAGTATGAACTAA
- the cysK gene encoding cysteine synthase A, whose product MKKIAKNLTELIGHTPLMELSEYSRKYGLKNNIVAKLESFNPAGSVKARVAFAMIEDAEARGTLKPGATIIEPTSGNTGVGLAMVSTIKGYRLILTMPETMSLERRNLLKALGAEIVLTEGPAGMAGSVAKAKELRDAIPEAVILQQFENPSNAKAHERTTGEEIWADTEGRVDVFVAGVGTGGTVCGVARALKKHNPDVYIVAVEPASSPVLEGGKAAPHRIQGIGANFIPSNYDASVVDEVVPVPDDEAIRAGRELAATEGLLAGISSGAAVYAARLLAARPEFAGKTIVTLLPDTGERYLSTELFAFDTYPLE is encoded by the coding sequence ATGAAAAAAATAGCAAAGAATCTGACAGAACTAATCGGGCATACCCCCTTGATGGAATTGTCTGAATACAGCCGCAAATACGGACTGAAAAACAACATAGTGGCCAAATTGGAGTCTTTCAATCCTGCGGGAAGCGTGAAAGCCCGTGTGGCTTTTGCCATGATTGAAGATGCCGAAGCGCGCGGCACCCTGAAACCCGGTGCCACCATCATCGAGCCCACCAGCGGCAATACCGGTGTGGGACTGGCCATGGTGTCGACCATCAAAGGCTATCGCCTGATTTTGACAATGCCCGAGACGATGAGCCTGGAACGCCGCAACCTGCTGAAGGCCTTGGGAGCGGAAATCGTGTTGACTGAAGGACCGGCAGGCATGGCAGGCTCTGTTGCCAAGGCTAAAGAACTGCGGGACGCAATACCGGAAGCGGTTATTTTGCAACAGTTCGAAAATCCATCCAATGCAAAAGCCCATGAACGGACCACGGGCGAAGAGATATGGGCGGATACGGAAGGCCGGGTCGATGTCTTTGTGGCAGGTGTAGGCACGGGCGGCACAGTCTGCGGAGTGGCACGCGCCTTGAAAAAGCACAACCCCGATGTCTATATCGTTGCCGTGGAACCGGCATCCTCTCCGGTATTGGAAGGAGGAAAAGCCGCACCGCATCGCATTCAGGGCATCGGCGCCAACTTTATCCCTTCCAATTATGACGCTTCCGTGGTAGATGAAGTAGTTCCGGTTCCTGACGACGAAGCCATCCGTGCAGGTCGCGAGCTGGCCGCCACTGAAGGTCTGCTGGCCGGCATCTCATCCGGTGCGGCGGTATATGCGGCACGGCTGTTGGCGGCACGTCCCGAATTTGCAGGCAAAACGATTGTCACCCTGTTGCCCGATACGGGCGAACGGTATCTGTCAACGGAACTGTTTGCTTTCGACACCTATCCCTTGGAATAA
- a CDS encoding tetratricopeptide repeat protein, which translates to MKKLFLSLLLYAGISVCPAFSQTYEELSERAVTAMEQDSLTQAERYIRQALKLEPANPHNALLFSNLGIIQRRRQQYEQALESYTLALNIAPRAVPVLLNRAALYLEMGKEDLARIDYSLVLDMNKDNQEALLMRAYAYMQQRNYKFARADYEHLLKIAPQSYNGRLGMAMLEQKEKKYEAALSILNSMLAQKDAPSAILTDSQAAVLYTARAGVEKDMEHADLAMVDLEEAIRLNPSQPEAYLMRGQLYLSQKKKELAKRDLEKAASLGIPQADIRELLR; encoded by the coding sequence ATGAAGAAGCTTTTTCTTTCTCTTCTACTATACGCAGGCATAAGCGTGTGCCCCGCCTTTTCCCAGACTTACGAGGAACTGAGTGAACGTGCGGTCACCGCTATGGAGCAAGATAGCCTGACGCAAGCCGAAAGATACATCCGGCAAGCCTTGAAGTTAGAGCCAGCCAATCCACACAACGCCCTGCTGTTCTCCAATCTTGGAATCATACAGCGACGCCGGCAACAGTACGAACAAGCGTTGGAATCCTATACGCTTGCACTGAACATTGCACCGCGTGCCGTACCCGTCTTGTTGAACCGCGCAGCGCTTTATCTCGAAATGGGGAAGGAAGATTTGGCCCGGATAGACTATTCGTTAGTGCTGGATATGAACAAAGATAATCAAGAAGCCTTGCTGATGCGCGCTTATGCATACATGCAGCAACGTAATTATAAATTTGCACGGGCCGACTACGAACACTTGCTGAAGATTGCTCCCCAAAGCTATAACGGCCGCCTTGGAATGGCCATGTTGGAGCAGAAAGAAAAGAAATACGAAGCGGCCCTTTCCATTCTGAACAGCATGCTTGCGCAGAAAGACGCCCCATCGGCCATCCTGACGGATTCACAGGCAGCCGTACTCTACACGGCACGTGCAGGCGTCGAAAAGGATATGGAACATGCCGACTTGGCAATGGTCGATTTGGAGGAGGCCATCCGCCTGAATCCATCGCAACCGGAAGCCTACCTGATGCGCGGGCAGCTTTATCTCTCGCAAAAGAAAAAGGAGTTGGCAAAGCGCGACCTCGAGAAAGCCGCATCACTGGGAATACCGCAAGCGGACATCAGGGAACTGTTGCGGTAA
- the recQ gene encoding DNA helicase RecQ has product MLKTLKTYFGYDSFRPLQEEIIRNVLLRKDALVLMPTGGGKSICYQLPALLSEGTAVVVSPLISLMKDQVEALCANGVAAGALNSNNDETENAALRRACLEGKLKLLYISPERLLAEVNYLLRDMHISLFAIDEAHCISQWGHDFRPEYTQMGVLHELFPQVPIIALTATADKITREDIIKQLHLNEPEIFISSFDRPNLSLAVKRGYQQKEKSKAILDFIARHPQESGIIYCMSRSKTESVAQMLQKQGIKTVVYHAGLPAVQRDKAQDDFINDRVQVVCATIAFGMGIDKSNVRWVIHYNLPKSIESFYQEIGRAGRDGLPGDTLLFYSLADLILLTKFATDSGQQSINLERLQRMQQYAEADICRRRILLNYFGESTAHDCGNCDVCRNPPERFDGTVIVQKALSAIVRADQQIGTGILVDILRGTMSAEVAERGYHRLKTFGAGREVPARDWHDYLLQMLQLGYFEVAYNENNHLKITPSGTDVLYGRASAQLAVIRRGEETQPVRGRKRKSTVPAKELPLGLPNVESGELFEALRLLRKRLADQEALPAYIVLSDKVLHLLSTSRPTTVEEFGNISGIGEYKKKKYGKEFVELIRKYC; this is encoded by the coding sequence ATGCTGAAAACACTTAAGACATATTTCGGTTACGATAGTTTCCGCCCTTTGCAGGAGGAGATAATCCGCAATGTACTGCTTCGTAAAGACGCCTTGGTGCTGATGCCTACGGGAGGTGGCAAGTCCATCTGTTACCAACTTCCTGCTCTGTTGAGCGAAGGTACGGCGGTAGTGGTTTCTCCTCTTATCTCTCTGATGAAAGATCAGGTGGAAGCGCTTTGTGCCAACGGTGTTGCCGCCGGTGCGCTGAACAGCAACAACGATGAGACTGAAAATGCCGCTTTAAGGCGTGCGTGCCTGGAAGGGAAACTGAAATTACTCTATATCTCTCCTGAAAGACTGCTGGCGGAAGTGAACTATTTGTTGAGAGACATGCACATTTCTTTGTTTGCCATCGACGAAGCTCATTGCATCTCGCAGTGGGGGCATGATTTCCGTCCTGAATATACGCAGATGGGGGTGCTGCACGAATTGTTTCCGCAGGTTCCTATCATTGCGCTGACGGCTACGGCCGACAAGATAACCCGCGAGGACATCATCAAGCAGTTGCACCTCAACGAACCTGAAATTTTTATCTCCTCTTTCGACCGTCCTAATCTGAGCCTTGCCGTAAAACGGGGTTATCAGCAAAAGGAAAAAAGTAAGGCTATCCTTGACTTCATTGCCCGCCATCCGCAAGAAAGCGGCATTATTTATTGCATGAGTCGCAGTAAGACCGAGTCGGTAGCGCAGATGCTTCAGAAACAAGGAATAAAAACCGTGGTTTATCATGCGGGTTTGCCTGCTGTGCAAAGAGACAAGGCACAAGACGACTTTATCAATGACCGGGTGCAGGTGGTGTGTGCTACCATTGCTTTCGGAATGGGGATAGATAAAAGCAACGTACGTTGGGTGATTCATTATAATCTGCCCAAAAGCATCGAAAGCTTTTATCAGGAAATAGGGCGTGCCGGACGAGACGGACTGCCCGGCGACACGCTTCTGTTTTATTCGCTGGCCGACCTTATTCTGCTTACAAAATTTGCAACAGACAGCGGGCAGCAGAGCATCAATTTGGAGCGACTGCAGCGCATGCAGCAATATGCCGAAGCAGACATCTGCCGGCGTCGCATATTGTTAAACTATTTCGGAGAAAGTACGGCTCACGATTGCGGAAATTGTGATGTTTGCAGAAATCCTCCCGAACGTTTTGACGGTACCGTCATTGTGCAAAAGGCGCTTAGTGCCATTGTGCGTGCCGACCAGCAGATAGGAACCGGCATTCTGGTGGATATACTCAGAGGAACCATGAGTGCCGAGGTGGCGGAAAGGGGTTATCACCGGCTGAAAACTTTCGGAGCCGGGCGTGAAGTGCCTGCCCGCGATTGGCACGACTACTTGTTGCAGATGCTTCAATTAGGTTATTTTGAAGTAGCTTACAATGAAAACAATCACCTGAAAATTACCCCAAGCGGAACGGATGTTTTATATGGCAGGGCATCTGCGCAACTTGCTGTTATCCGGCGAGGCGAAGAAACACAACCTGTCCGAGGGCGTAAGCGAAAATCCACCGTTCCTGCCAAAGAGTTGCCGTTGGGTCTGCCCAATGTGGAAAGCGGGGAATTGTTCGAGGCGCTCCGGTTGCTCCGCAAGCGCTTGGCCGACCAAGAAGCGCTTCCTGCCTACATCGTTCTGTCCGACAAGGTGCTTCACCTGCTCAGCACTTCCCGTCCCACAACCGTAGAAGAGTTTGGGAATATCAGCGGCATCGGCGAATACAAGAAGAAAAAATACGGGAAGGAATTCGTCGAACTGATACGGAAATACTGTTGA
- a CDS encoding helix-turn-helix domain-containing protein has translation MSDLENKAQEEGVKKRPYNLREKKEKDAVYRSLIRPELADELYDKILNILVVHKKYRDAAFSAKDLAKELETNTRYLSAVVNSRFGMNYSCLLNEYRIKEAQHLLTDKRYVDKNVEEISTMVGFANRQSFYAAFYKNVGETPNGYRKKHMDGKRK, from the coding sequence ATGAGTGATTTAGAAAACAAAGCTCAGGAGGAAGGAGTAAAGAAACGTCCTTACAACCTGCGCGAAAAAAAAGAGAAAGATGCTGTCTATCGTTCTTTAATCAGACCGGAATTGGCAGACGAGTTGTATGACAAGATATTGAACATCCTCGTTGTACACAAGAAGTACAGAGATGCCGCGTTCTCCGCGAAAGATTTGGCAAAAGAATTAGAGACCAATACCCGCTATTTATCAGCAGTGGTTAATTCGCGTTTTGGCATGAATTATTCTTGCCTACTGAATGAATATAGAATAAAAGAAGCGCAACATTTGTTGACAGACAAAAGGTATGTTGACAAGAATGTTGAAGAAATCAGTACGATGGTGGGATTCGCAAACCGCCAATCTTTTTATGCCGCTTTTTATAAGAATGTAGGTGAAACTCCTAACGGCTATCGTAAAAAGCACATGGATGGCAAGAGGAAATAA